One Glycine soja cultivar W05 chromosome 2, ASM419377v2, whole genome shotgun sequence genomic region harbors:
- the LOC114400770 gene encoding SNF1-related protein kinase regulatory subunit beta-1-like, whose product MGNANGREDGSIPPAAADPSAAARGTHAPPVSLPPVRAFSSDSMANSPPHSPRRSRSPILFGPQVPLAPLQRGNGPPFLNQMWQNESHGIVNHPSEQGIPVMITWNYGGNNVAVEGSWDNWTSRKALQRAGKDHSFLIVLPPGIYHYRFIADGEERFIPELPNVADEMGHVCNLLDVNDYVPENPDGVSEFEAPPSPESSYGQAFPAEEDFAKEPMAVPSQLHLTVLGMENSDIGSSSKPQHVVLNHVFIEKNLASKSVVALGLTHRFQSKYVTVVLYKPLKR is encoded by the exons ATGGGAAACGCTAACGGCAGAGAAGACGGATCCATTCCCCCCGCCGCCGCCGATCCCTCCGCCGCCGCACGTGGAACTCACGCGCCGCCGGTCTCTCTCCCTCCGGTTCGCGCCTTCTCCTCCGATTCAATGGCCAATAGCCCGCCGCACAGCCCTCGCCGCTCCAGATCGCCGATCCTCTTCGGTCCTCAG GTTCCTCTAGCTCCATTACAACGAGGTAATGGCCCTCCTTTTCTCAATCAAATGTGGCAGAATGAGTCTCATGGTATTGTTAATCACCCTTCTGAGCAAGGGATCCCTGTCATGATTACATGGAACTATGGTGGTAACAATGTGGCTGTGGAGGGATCTTGGGATAACTGGACATCTAG GAAGGCATTACAGCGAGCTGGCAAGGATCACTCATTCCTTATAGTCCTTCCACCAGGTATATATCATTACAGGTTCATTGCTGATGGTGAAGAGAGATTTATCCCAGAGCTACCTAATGTAGCTGATGAGATGGGGCATGTCTGCAATCTTCTTGATGTTAAT GATTATGTGCCAGAAAACCCCGATGGTGTGTCTGAGTTTGAAGCACCACCCTCCCCCGAATCCAGTTATGGCCAAGCATTTCCAGCTGAAGAAGACTTTGCAAAAGAGCCAATGGCTGTTCCTTCGCAACTGCATCTTACTGTCCTAGGTATGGAAAACTCTGACATAGGTTCCTCTTCAAAGCCCCAACATGTTGTGCTAAATCATGTCTTCATAGAGAAAAATTTGGCCTCAAAGTCTGTTGTTGCCCTGGGACTCACTCACAGGTTCCAGTCCAAATATGTGACAGTTGTCCTTTACAAACCGCTCAAGAGGTGA
- the LOC114400777 gene encoding calmodulin: MADQLTDEQISEFKEAFSLFDKDGDGCITTKELGTVMRSLGQNPTEAELQDMINEVDADGNGTIDFPEFLNLMARKMKDTDSEEELKEAFRVFDKDQNGFISAAELRHVMTNLGEKLTDEEVDEMIREADVDGDGQINYEEFVKVMMAK; encoded by the exons ATGGCCGATCAGCTCACCGACGAACAGATCTCCGAGTTCAAGGAAGCCTTCAGCCTCTTCGACAAGGACGGGGATG GTTGTATTACCACCAAGGAACTTGGGACCGTGATGCGGTCACTTGGCCAGAACCCAACTGAGGCAGAGCTGCAGGACATGATAAATGAGGTTGATGCTGATGGGAATGGTACCATTGATTTCCCAGAATTCCTGAATCTCATGGCTCGCAAGATGAAAGACACTGATTCAGAGGAGGAGCTGAAGGAGGCTTTCCGCGTGTTTGACAAGGATCAGAATGGCTTCATCTCTGCAGCGGAGCTCCGCCATGTGATGACCAATCTCGGTGAGAAGCTGACCGACGAGGAAGTCGATGAGATGATTCGCGAGGCTGACGTTGATGGTGATGGTCAGATCAACTATGAGGAGTTTGTCAAAGTCATGATGGCCAAGTGA